A genomic segment from Oncorhynchus keta strain PuntledgeMale-10-30-2019 chromosome 7, Oket_V2, whole genome shotgun sequence encodes:
- the lrrc3 gene encoding leucine-rich repeat-containing protein 3: protein MSNRMGHDRPRNPLLSAVSALLCALHFGILFRSALVTACPKSCHCMEKNSLAVLQCMSRNLENIPADLPRDTVVLLLASNRITKIPKQAFKDLNRLQELDLSNNAIETVDAGAFQGVSDVLRVLDLSNNRISSVPKEAFAKLQAKISLSNNPWHCECSLQEVLRELRLDPETVKEVSCHTAVEEEYTGKPVIQVLDSGINFCNFHHKTTDVAMFVTVFGWFTMVIAYVIYYVRKNQEDARRHMDYLKSLPSSSQISKDFDTISTVL, encoded by the coding sequence ATGTCCAACCGTATGGGTCATGATCGGCCCAGAAATCCCTTGCTCTCAGCTGTCTCGGCTCTCTTGTGTGCCTTGCACTTTGGAATATTGTTCAGAAGTGCACTGGTGACCGCTTGTCCCAAGAGCTGCCACTGCATGGAGAAGAACAGCCTTGCCGTGCTGCAGTGCATGTCGCGCAACCTGGAGAACATCCCGGCTGACCTGCCGCGTGACACTGTAGTCCTGCTGCTGGCCTCAAACAGGATTACCAAGATCCCCAAACAGGCCTTTAAGGACCTCAACAGACTACAGGAACTGGATCTGTCCAACAACGCCATTGAGACGGTGGACGCTGGGGCCTTCCAGGGGGTCTCCGACGTCCTTCGGGTCCTGGACCTGTCCAACAACCGCATAAGCAGCGTGCCCAAAGAGGCATTCGCCAAACTTCAGGCCAAAATCAGCCTCTCCAACAATCCCTGGCACTGCGAGTGCAGCTTGCAGGAGGTCCTGAGGGAGCTGAGACTGGACCCAGAGACGGTCAAGGAGGTGAGCTGTCACACGGCTGTGGAGGAGGAGTACACCGGCAAACCCGTTATCCAGGTCCTGGACTCGGGCATCAACTTCTGCAACTTCCACCACAAGACCACTGATGTGGCCATGTTCGTCACTGTGTTCGGCTGGTTCACCATGGTGATAGCCTACGTGATCTACTACGTGCGGAAGAACCAGGAGGATGCCAGGAGGCACATGGATTACCTCAAGTCCCTGCCCAGCAGCTCGCAGATCAGCAAAGACTTTGACACGATCAGCACGGTTCTCTAG